Proteins from a single region of Companilactobacillus farciminis KCTC 3681 = DSM 20184:
- a CDS encoding hydroxymethylglutaryl-CoA reductase, degradative, which yields MKIYELTLEQRIKYLLENEYIDQRQADSLLKRQTISKDLADSLSENQIGSFSLPYGFATDFLVNGKDYLVPMTIEEPSVIAAASNGAKRIKHSGGFKTFPSKRIVYGQIVLEKITDIDFEQLEQNSSEIFNFAQNAHPSLLRRGGGIVSLKFNRYDEFTEIELGIDTVDAMGANMVNTILEKTAHKIVELTNDDVLCSILSNSGQGQVITVEARVDFAQLGTKDMTGEQVANRIVQLSSFAQKSVKRAITHNKGIMNGIDAVLLATGNDFRAQEAAAHSFAFESGQYQPFSEWHIEDAQLVGTLKMPIELGSVGGAIRALPMAQLSLAIMKIKDSQELQSVVGAVGLANNLSAIRALVTTGIQTGHMGLQSKSLAVSAGAVGSEIHAVAEKLNQTKDYTIKNAENILKELREK from the coding sequence ATGAAAATCTATGAGTTAACTCTTGAACAAAGAATCAAATACTTGCTGGAAAATGAATATATTGACCAACGACAAGCCGATTCATTACTAAAGCGACAGACTATTTCAAAAGATTTGGCTGATAGTTTGAGTGAAAATCAAATTGGCAGTTTTAGTTTGCCTTACGGATTCGCCACTGACTTCTTGGTTAATGGCAAAGATTATTTAGTGCCGATGACGATTGAAGAACCTTCAGTTATTGCTGCGGCTTCAAATGGTGCTAAAAGAATCAAGCATAGCGGTGGTTTCAAAACTTTTCCTTCTAAGCGAATCGTCTATGGACAGATTGTTTTGGAAAAAATTACTGATATTGATTTTGAACAATTGGAACAAAATAGTTCTGAAATTTTTAATTTTGCTCAAAATGCCCATCCTAGTTTGCTAAGACGTGGCGGTGGCATTGTATCGTTGAAATTCAATCGTTACGATGAATTTACAGAAATTGAATTAGGGATTGATACTGTTGATGCAATGGGTGCTAATATGGTCAACACAATTCTAGAAAAGACGGCTCACAAAATCGTTGAATTAACTAATGATGACGTTTTGTGCAGTATTTTATCCAACAGTGGTCAAGGTCAAGTTATCACCGTTGAAGCACGAGTTGATTTTGCCCAATTAGGGACTAAGGACATGACTGGTGAGCAAGTTGCTAACAGAATCGTTCAGTTATCCAGTTTCGCTCAAAAGTCGGTTAAACGAGCAATTACGCACAATAAGGGTATCATGAATGGAATCGATGCTGTTTTGTTAGCTACTGGTAACGATTTTCGAGCTCAAGAGGCGGCTGCTCACAGTTTTGCCTTTGAATCTGGACAATACCAACCGTTCAGCGAGTGGCATATAGAAGATGCTCAATTGGTTGGAACGTTGAAGATGCCGATTGAATTAGGAAGTGTTGGTGGTGCTATCAGAGCATTGCCAATGGCTCAATTGAGTTTAGCAATTATGAAGATCAAAGACAGTCAAGAATTACAGTCAGTCGTTGGAGCAGTCGGTTTAGCCAATAATTTGTCGGCTATCAGAGCTTTAGTTACGACTGGTATTCAAACTGGTCACATGGGCTTACAGAGTAAATCTTTAGCTGTTTCTGCTGGAGCGGTCGGTTCAGAAATTCACGCAGTTGCTGAAAAATTGAATCAAACGAAAGATTATACAATCAAGAATGCTGAAAATATTTTGAAAGAGTTGAGAGAAAAATAA
- a CDS encoding hydroxymethylglutaryl-CoA synthase → MDIGIDKIGFYVPKDYIDIVELAKRRDVDPNKFTIGIGQDKQAVPLPHQDAVTMGASSADSILTDEDKKDLGMLIVGTESSVDESKSTAAFLMDLLDLPEDIRAYEIKQACYGATAGLQTAYDFVSLNPDKKVLVIATDIARYGIKTPGEVTQGAGSVAMLISQNPRVLKLNHESVYMTKNVGDFWRPTFSKTAFARGKFSNEIYVEFFQTLWAKFQKKYDATADDFSTMLFHIPYTKMGTKALRTLEGKVSDEKYAELTEHYQNSIKFSRDVGNLYTGSLYLGLLSYLVNGAKANENVLMFSYGSGAVGELFSAKIQPGFEQVIDKQALIDMLNNRQKITIDDYEKIYQIEYKNDTIVDPSTVSDKFYLSEIKENERIYKKMK, encoded by the coding sequence ATGGATATAGGTATTGATAAAATAGGTTTTTACGTACCAAAAGATTATATTGATATTGTTGAATTAGCTAAGAGAAGAGACGTTGATCCTAACAAATTTACGATTGGAATCGGTCAAGACAAACAAGCTGTTCCTTTGCCCCATCAAGACGCTGTAACGATGGGTGCTAGTTCAGCTGATAGTATTTTGACAGACGAGGACAAAAAAGATTTAGGGATGCTGATTGTCGGAACTGAAAGCAGTGTTGATGAATCTAAGTCAACTGCCGCCTTTTTGATGGATTTGTTGGACCTTCCGGAAGATATTAGAGCTTATGAAATCAAACAAGCTTGTTACGGAGCTACAGCCGGTTTACAAACTGCTTATGATTTTGTCAGCTTGAATCCTGATAAAAAGGTTCTAGTCATTGCAACTGATATTGCTCGGTACGGTATCAAGACACCAGGTGAGGTTACTCAAGGTGCGGGTTCAGTGGCAATGCTGATCAGTCAAAATCCTCGAGTTTTGAAGTTGAATCACGAATCAGTTTACATGACAAAAAATGTCGGTGACTTCTGGCGTCCAACTTTCTCAAAGACAGCTTTTGCTAGAGGAAAGTTCTCCAATGAAATTTACGTCGAATTTTTCCAAACATTGTGGGCTAAATTCCAGAAGAAATACGATGCAACAGCTGATGACTTTTCAACGATGCTTTTCCATATCCCTTACACAAAGATGGGAACTAAAGCATTGAGAACTCTAGAAGGAAAAGTTTCCGATGAAAAATACGCTGAATTGACAGAGCACTATCAAAACAGTATCAAATTCAGTCGTGACGTGGGTAATCTTTATACAGGTTCCCTTTATTTAGGATTGTTGTCATACTTAGTTAACGGTGCAAAAGCCAATGAGAACGTCTTGATGTTCAGTTACGGGTCAGGTGCTGTCGGTGAATTGTTCAGTGCCAAGATCCAACCAGGTTTTGAACAAGTTATCGACAAGCAAGCCTTGATTGATATGTTAAATAATCGTCAAAAAATCACTATTGATGATTACGAAAAAATCTATCAAATTGAATATAAAAACGATACGATCGTTGATCCATCAACTGTTAGCGACAAGTTCTATTTGAGTGAAATCAAAGAAAATGAACGTATTTATAAAAAAATGAAATAA